From one Actinopolyspora saharensis genomic stretch:
- a CDS encoding M16 family metallopeptidase — MVEPQPHRVTLPNGLRVVLAPNAEPGSTEPGGPPVVGISVHYDVGFRSEPQGRTGFAHLFEHLMFQGSESLEKLAHFRHVQGSGGIFNGSTHQDYTDYFQVLPSNALERGLFLEADRMRAPRLTEENLRNQVDVVKEEIRLNVLNRPYGGFPWILLPPVLYSTFANAHNGYGDFTDLERATVDDCAAFFDTFYAPGNAVLTITGDIDVDHATGLVEKHFGDVPARSVPERPSFAEPFLEGEQRDRQQDPHAPLPAVALGYRLPDPVAELDSYLANVVLGEVLSDGDASRLQQRLVYQDSLVVDVQAGAGLMGAPLDARDPDTFTVTAVHSPEVSTDRVMEAIDSELDRLATEGPTAEELSRVTARWSAGLYRDHDRLISRTLDLGSTELLHGRAELVGELPDRVGAITTEDVAAAAKALRPETRAVLEIEPTGDSDGGAA; from the coding sequence ATGGTCGAACCGCAACCACATCGCGTTACCCTGCCCAACGGGCTGCGCGTGGTGCTGGCTCCGAACGCCGAACCGGGATCAACCGAACCCGGCGGGCCTCCGGTGGTCGGCATCAGCGTGCACTACGACGTGGGATTCCGCTCCGAACCGCAGGGGAGGACGGGATTCGCGCACCTGTTCGAGCACTTGATGTTCCAGGGCAGCGAGAGCTTGGAGAAACTCGCCCACTTCCGCCACGTACAGGGCTCCGGCGGAATCTTCAACGGTTCGACGCATCAGGACTACACGGACTACTTCCAGGTGCTGCCCTCCAACGCTCTGGAGCGCGGGCTGTTCCTGGAGGCGGACAGGATGCGTGCACCGCGGCTGACCGAGGAGAACCTGCGCAACCAGGTGGACGTGGTCAAGGAGGAGATCCGGCTCAACGTGCTGAACCGGCCGTACGGCGGGTTCCCCTGGATCCTCCTGCCGCCGGTGCTGTACTCGACCTTCGCCAACGCGCACAACGGCTACGGCGACTTCACCGATCTCGAACGCGCGACCGTGGACGACTGCGCCGCGTTCTTCGACACCTTCTACGCGCCGGGCAACGCCGTGCTGACCATAACGGGAGACATCGACGTCGACCACGCCACCGGACTGGTGGAGAAGCACTTCGGGGACGTCCCGGCGCGCTCGGTTCCGGAACGTCCCTCCTTCGCCGAGCCCTTCCTCGAGGGCGAGCAGCGCGATCGGCAGCAGGACCCCCACGCCCCGCTGCCCGCGGTGGCGCTGGGCTACCGGCTGCCCGACCCGGTGGCCGAGCTCGACAGCTACCTGGCGAACGTGGTGCTGGGAGAGGTGCTCAGCGACGGGGACGCGTCCCGGCTGCAGCAGCGCCTGGTCTACCAGGACTCCCTGGTCGTCGACGTCCAGGCCGGTGCGGGCCTGATGGGGGCCCCGCTCGACGCGCGCGATCCGGACACGTTCACGGTCACCGCGGTCCACAGCCCGGAGGTCTCCACCGACAGGGTGATGGAGGCCATCGACTCCGAGCTGGACCGGCTGGCGACCGAAGGCCCCACCGCCGAGGAGCTGTCCAGGGTCACCGCCAGGTGGTCGGCCGGGCTGTACCGGGACCACGACCGGCTGATCTCGCGAACTCTGGACCTGGGCAGCACCGAGCTGCTGCACGGCAGGGCCGAGCTGGTCGGTGAACTTCCCGACAGGGTCGGCGCGATCACCACCGAGGACGTGGCCGCGGCGGCCAAGGCCCTGCGCCCGGAGACCCGGGCCGTCCTCGAAATCGAACCGACAGGCGACTCCGACGGAGGTGCGGCATGA
- a CDS encoding M16 family metallopeptidase — protein MTSATHRSAERIGRTEQGPRPLPDLAEPRQGWQPETVDTVLDNGLRVIVARHGSVPMVELRLRIPFAGDDPKHPARAEVLAETLLTGTDRRDRIRMDTDLAAVGGTLQASVDPERLSITGDALASGMDTLLDVLNDALTGASYPEHEVSGERDRLVERIAVARSQPRVLAREELQKHRYGDHPFAREVPQSEDVAQVTAEEVRELHRSAVLPRGSTLVLVGDIDPQQTVETVSRVLSGWNSEGSAREIPALPPVEGGNVRLVHREGAVQSQLRFSAQAVPRTDERYPALQIANLIFGGYFSSRLVENIREDKGYTYGAHSAFEFTPDNGTILVDADTASEVTAAALMEIRYEFGRLALDPPKEPEVESARQYAIGGLLTSTSSQSGLASMLIGLAAVGLGQEWLAGHPDRLRSVTVDQVAEAARWYMPTAFTGVIVGDANQLSDQLRGLGGVTLP, from the coding sequence ATGACCAGCGCTACCCACCGCAGTGCCGAGCGGATCGGCCGCACCGAGCAGGGACCCCGGCCGCTGCCCGACCTGGCCGAACCGCGTCAGGGATGGCAGCCGGAAACGGTGGACACCGTGCTGGACAACGGACTGCGCGTCATAGTGGCCAGGCACGGTTCGGTGCCCATGGTCGAACTGCGGCTCCGCATCCCCTTCGCGGGCGACGACCCGAAGCACCCGGCCCGCGCCGAGGTGCTCGCCGAGACCCTGCTGACCGGAACCGACCGGCGGGACCGGATCCGGATGGACACCGACCTGGCCGCGGTCGGGGGGACGCTGCAGGCCTCCGTGGACCCGGAGCGCCTCAGCATCACCGGCGATGCGCTGGCCAGCGGGATGGACACCCTGCTCGACGTGCTCAACGACGCGCTCACCGGCGCTTCCTATCCCGAGCACGAGGTCAGCGGGGAACGCGACCGCCTCGTGGAGCGGATCGCGGTGGCGCGTTCCCAACCCCGGGTGCTCGCCCGCGAGGAGCTGCAGAAGCACCGCTACGGCGATCACCCGTTCGCCCGGGAGGTGCCGCAGTCCGAGGACGTCGCGCAGGTGACGGCGGAGGAGGTCCGCGAACTGCACCGCTCCGCCGTGCTCCCCCGGGGATCGACCCTGGTGCTCGTCGGCGACATCGATCCGCAGCAGACGGTGGAGACCGTGAGCCGGGTGCTGTCCGGCTGGAACTCGGAGGGCAGCGCCCGCGAGATCCCCGCACTGCCCCCGGTCGAGGGCGGAAACGTCCGGCTGGTTCACCGGGAAGGGGCGGTGCAGTCGCAGCTGCGCTTCTCGGCGCAGGCCGTTCCGCGCACCGACGAGCGCTATCCCGCGCTCCAGATCGCCAATCTGATCTTCGGCGGCTACTTCTCCTCCCGGTTGGTCGAGAACATCCGCGAGGACAAGGGCTACACCTACGGGGCCCATTCGGCCTTCGAGTTCACCCCGGACAACGGGACGATCCTGGTCGACGCCGACACGGCCAGCGAGGTGACGGCCGCGGCGCTGATGGAGATCCGCTACGAGTTCGGCAGGCTCGCCCTGGACCCGCCCAAGGAACCCGAGGTCGAGTCGGCGCGCCAGTACGCCATCGGTGGTTTGCTCACCTCCACGTCCTCCCAGTCCGGGCTGGCCTCCATGCTGATCGGCCTGGCCGCCGTGGGACTGGGGCAGGAATGGCTCGCCGGGCATCCGGACCGGCTGCGCTCGGTCACGGTGGATCAGGTGGCCGAGGCGGCCCGGTGGTACATGCCCACCGCGTTCACCGGCGTGATCGTCGGTGACGCGAACCAGTTGAGCGACCAGCTACGCGGACTCGGTGGTGTGACCCTGCCGTGA
- the nudC gene encoding NAD(+) diphosphatase: MTARSDSEEIGFGRSTSGGGFQLDSSPLLAGSPVELSDVHRDDPDTAAELWRDGEVLLVDEYGRTPVDAEGSLAWADPGDCGNGTNAVLLGLYQGRARWGMRASARGSELLWSDLRVLGDWLGEAESGLFATAVGLLAWHDRARYCALCGAGTNRIRSGWARRCGGCWHEEYPRTDPSMICLVHDGGDQVLLARKAGWPEERFSVLAGFVEMGESLEGCVRREVREEVGMEVSDIRYLGSQPWPFPRSLMVGFAAVADPEEPLHPVDGEIAEAHWVSREHVRQALETDGPVRGVRMPPGISIAYRMLRGWALS; encoded by the coding sequence GTGACAGCTCGTTCGGATTCGGAGGAGATCGGCTTCGGGAGAAGCACGAGCGGGGGAGGATTCCAGCTGGACAGTTCTCCCCTGCTGGCCGGTTCTCCGGTGGAGCTCTCGGACGTCCACCGGGACGACCCGGATACGGCGGCCGAGCTGTGGCGCGACGGCGAGGTGCTGCTGGTGGACGAGTACGGCCGCACCCCCGTCGACGCGGAGGGAAGTCTGGCCTGGGCCGATCCCGGGGACTGCGGGAACGGGACGAACGCCGTGCTGCTCGGGCTGTACCAGGGGAGGGCCCGTTGGGGGATGCGTGCTTCCGCACGTGGCTCCGAACTCCTCTGGAGCGATCTGCGCGTGCTCGGGGACTGGCTCGGCGAGGCGGAGTCCGGGCTGTTCGCCACCGCCGTCGGTTTGCTCGCCTGGCACGACCGCGCGCGCTACTGCGCGTTGTGCGGTGCGGGTACGAATCGGATCCGCAGCGGTTGGGCCCGTCGCTGCGGCGGGTGCTGGCACGAGGAGTACCCCCGCACCGACCCGTCCATGATCTGCCTCGTGCACGACGGGGGCGATCAGGTGCTGCTGGCCCGCAAGGCGGGCTGGCCGGAAGAGCGCTTCTCGGTGCTGGCCGGTTTCGTGGAGATGGGCGAGTCCCTCGAGGGATGCGTGCGCCGTGAGGTGCGCGAGGAAGTCGGGATGGAGGTCTCCGACATCCGCTACCTGGGCAGCCAGCCGTGGCCGTTCCCGCGTTCGCTGATGGTGGGCTTCGCGGCAGTGGCCGATCCGGAGGAACCACTGCACCCCGTGGACGGCGAGATCGCCGAAGCGCACTGGGTGAGCCGGGAGCACGTTCGCCAGGCCCTGGAGACGGACGGCCCAGTGCGCGGCGTACGGATGCCGCCCGGGATTTCCATCGCGTACCGGATGTTGCGTGGTTGGGCCTTGAGCTGA
- a CDS encoding ATP-dependent DNA helicase UvrD2, translated as MTDRPRLLEGLDPQQRAAVTAPRGPVCVLAGAGTGKTRTITHRIAHLVQRGLVVPQQVLAVTFTARAAGEMRTRLRGLGASGVQAQTFHAAAFRQLRYFWPRALEGEIWPLVEHKFRLVMQAAGRVGLSTDSESVRDLASEIEWAKSALLTPEQYPKETARIGRSAPVAPERFVQVFEAYERAKNSAKMLDFDDLLLHTAAVLEEHSEVAEEFRARYRTFVVDEYQDVTPLQQRILDAWLGGRDDLTVVGDANQTIYSFAGASPQWLIDFPNRYPKAEVVRLERDYRSTPQVVELANRVIAMGNSGRSHTGLTLVGQRADGPDPGFAEHESEAAEAQAVARTVAELAGSGVPLSEMAVLYRVNAQSEVYEQALSDAEISYQVRGGERFFARTEVRQAMAALRTAAGRGSAEGGELSEAVREVLSEVGLTTKPPEGGAARERWQSLNALAELADELSRDVEGADLARYVSELDARASAQHPPTMEGVTLASLHAAKGLEWDAVFLVGLTEGTLPIQHADGDDASVEEERRLFYVGVTRARKHLRISWALSRGQGGGRKRRHSRFLNGLVSTGGGSKSSGKTRRTNSERGRRKDVARCRSCSARLESAVEVKIGRCAKCPSDADDELLARLRSWRTERAQELKVPAYVVFSDATLIAIAEQRPVDTESLGQVSGVGPTKLERFGADVLSLVNGPADL; from the coding sequence ATGACCGATCGACCGCGACTGCTGGAAGGACTCGATCCGCAACAGCGTGCGGCCGTGACGGCCCCGCGCGGTCCGGTCTGCGTGCTCGCGGGAGCGGGCACCGGCAAGACGCGCACGATCACGCACCGCATCGCTCATCTGGTGCAGCGCGGTCTCGTCGTTCCCCAGCAGGTGCTGGCCGTGACCTTCACGGCCCGCGCCGCCGGGGAGATGCGCACCAGGCTGCGCGGACTCGGCGCTTCCGGTGTGCAGGCGCAGACCTTCCACGCGGCAGCCTTCCGCCAGCTGCGCTACTTCTGGCCGCGCGCGCTGGAAGGCGAGATCTGGCCGCTGGTCGAGCACAAGTTCCGCCTCGTGATGCAGGCCGCGGGGCGAGTCGGCCTGTCCACGGACTCGGAGTCGGTCCGCGATCTGGCCTCCGAGATCGAGTGGGCCAAGTCGGCGCTGCTCACCCCGGAGCAGTACCCGAAGGAAACCGCCCGGATCGGGCGCAGCGCCCCGGTGGCCCCCGAGCGGTTCGTGCAGGTCTTCGAGGCCTACGAGCGGGCGAAGAACTCCGCGAAGATGCTCGACTTCGACGACCTGCTGCTGCACACAGCCGCGGTGCTGGAGGAGCACTCCGAGGTGGCCGAGGAGTTCCGCGCCCGGTACCGGACCTTCGTCGTCGACGAGTACCAGGACGTCACCCCGCTGCAGCAGCGAATTCTGGACGCGTGGCTGGGTGGGCGGGACGATCTCACCGTCGTGGGCGACGCCAATCAGACCATCTACTCGTTCGCCGGGGCCTCCCCGCAGTGGTTGATCGACTTTCCGAACCGCTACCCCAAGGCGGAGGTGGTCCGGCTGGAACGTGACTACCGGTCCACTCCGCAGGTGGTCGAACTGGCCAACCGGGTCATCGCCATGGGCAACTCCGGCAGGTCGCACACCGGACTGACCCTGGTCGGGCAGCGTGCGGACGGCCCGGACCCGGGCTTCGCCGAGCACGAGAGCGAAGCGGCCGAGGCGCAGGCGGTGGCCCGGACGGTCGCCGAGCTCGCGGGCAGCGGTGTCCCGCTGTCCGAAATGGCGGTGCTGTACCGGGTCAACGCCCAGTCCGAGGTGTACGAGCAGGCGCTGTCCGACGCGGAGATCTCTTATCAGGTGCGCGGCGGGGAACGCTTCTTCGCGCGCACCGAGGTGCGGCAGGCCATGGCTGCGCTGCGCACCGCCGCGGGCAGGGGCTCCGCGGAGGGGGGCGAGCTGTCCGAGGCGGTGCGCGAGGTGCTGTCCGAGGTCGGCCTCACCACTAAGCCGCCCGAGGGCGGAGCGGCGCGCGAGCGGTGGCAGTCGCTGAACGCGCTGGCCGAGCTGGCCGACGAGCTGTCCCGCGACGTGGAGGGCGCGGACCTGGCCCGCTACGTGAGCGAGCTGGACGCCCGCGCCTCCGCACAGCACCCCCCGACCATGGAGGGGGTGACGCTGGCCTCGCTGCACGCCGCCAAGGGGCTCGAGTGGGACGCTGTCTTCCTGGTCGGGCTGACCGAGGGGACGCTGCCGATCCAGCACGCCGACGGCGACGACGCTTCGGTGGAGGAGGAGCGCAGGCTGTTCTACGTCGGGGTGACCCGCGCCAGAAAGCACCTGCGGATCTCCTGGGCGTTGTCCAGGGGCCAGGGCGGCGGACGCAAACGTCGGCACAGTCGGTTCCTCAACGGGTTGGTCTCCACCGGCGGCGGGTCGAAAAGCTCCGGGAAGACCCGGCGGACGAACTCCGAGCGGGGGAGGCGCAAGGACGTCGCGCGCTGCCGGAGCTGCTCCGCGCGGCTGGAATCGGCGGTCGAGGTCAAGATCGGTCGTTGCGCGAAGTGCCCCTCGGACGCCGACGACGAACTGCTGGCCAGGCTGCGCAGTTGGCGCACCGAGCGGGCCCAGGAGCTGAAGGTCCCAGCCTACGTGGTGTTCTCGGACGCTACGCTGATCGCGATCGCCGAGCAGCGGCCCGTCGACACCGAGTCCCTCGGCCAGGTTTCCGGAGTCGGGCCCACCAAGCTGGAGCGGTTCGGTGCGGACGTGCTGTCCCTGGTGAACGGACCGGCGGATCTCTGA
- a CDS encoding methyltransferase, with protein sequence MHGHSHDNIDWDSRLSELREEDELTAAETGRLAADLVSDGRNCESVVDVGSGAGGAAAAFAAALPSGLVTLVDSAPELLAEARRRAEESAGANVRVRGVPGDVATAEPSDSVEPADLVFASLMVHHLPDQLDGLRRLSRLVRPGGRLVVVESGLWARTLPWDVGVGQPGLEDRLLAARQTWFRRMREEMPGSVRLPVGWATALRQAGLDEVTSWSYLVDRPAPATGPVLNVVLRRLRWLREAAWTECSAADVDALDQLLDENGPNYAGDRDDLYYLSADTVYVGTKP encoded by the coding sequence ATGCACGGCCATTCGCACGACAACATCGACTGGGACTCGCGCCTGAGCGAACTGCGGGAGGAGGACGAGCTGACCGCGGCCGAGACCGGGCGGCTCGCGGCGGATCTGGTCTCCGACGGGCGGAACTGCGAATCGGTCGTCGACGTCGGTTCGGGGGCGGGCGGGGCCGCCGCCGCGTTCGCCGCGGCGCTGCCGAGCGGTCTGGTGACCCTCGTGGACTCCGCTCCGGAGCTGCTGGCCGAGGCGCGGCGTCGCGCGGAGGAGTCCGCGGGTGCGAACGTGCGGGTCCGCGGTGTCCCGGGGGATGTCGCCACAGCGGAACCGAGCGATTCGGTGGAACCCGCCGATCTGGTGTTCGCCTCGCTGATGGTGCACCATCTTCCGGACCAGCTCGACGGGCTGCGCAGGCTTTCCCGGCTGGTGCGGCCGGGCGGCAGGCTGGTGGTGGTGGAATCGGGTTTGTGGGCGCGGACCCTTCCCTGGGACGTCGGCGTCGGACAACCCGGTTTGGAGGACCGGCTGCTCGCCGCGCGGCAGACGTGGTTCCGCAGGATGCGGGAGGAGATGCCCGGTTCGGTGCGGTTGCCGGTCGGCTGGGCGACGGCGCTGCGCCAGGCCGGACTGGACGAGGTCACCTCGTGGAGCTACCTGGTGGATCGGCCCGCCCCGGCAACCGGCCCGGTGCTGAACGTCGTCCTGCGGCGGTTGCGCTGGTTGCGCGAGGCGGCGTGGACGGAGTGCTCTGCGGCCGACGTCGACGCGCTCGACCAGCTGCTCGACGAGAACGGGCCGAACTACGCGGGAGACCGCGACGACCTGTACTACCTGTCCGCCGACACCGTGTACGTGGGCACGAAACCCTGA